Proteins from a genomic interval of Sphingopyxis sp. QXT-31:
- a CDS encoding TonB-dependent receptor, which translates to MMNIRNHILLSGAASIAMLGLAAPAMAQDSAAPADTGETADDAGTDEIIVTARFRNETLQDVPQAISAFGEEQLTNIAARDITDLAPSTPNISIQPVATFSNSAAIFIRGLGAQGIESTEESPVGVSIDGVYVTRPVATMLDTFDLDRIEVLRGPQGTSFGKNSLAGGIAAYTKNPGRDWGVQAEVTVGNFGRMDARAAVDMPLIQDTLAVRLVLNKETYDGYFTNRVNGKKIGGQDRLTLRGTVVFTPTDNLDINLKAFLVRDRSSAPGGDAAPNRNQLLWQVFRFEEPNDGAYTIGRDFPADHDTDQLGLISNIGLDMGSWEMKSVTGYIETDDFNDSDFDQSEIFFFPTFRLQSHRQFSQELRLQSDFSDRTDALSRLNLVFGGYFLKQSFELAQAFPTLPVLLAPALNFGSQDFVTQDNTAKALFAQAIYGITDRLNITLGVRQSWESKDYFRDPTGVLISPSRFSSRSAVRSLAEMEAIANANFAAGKAFKLGYDRDRTTFKAGIDYRLTDDLMVYAGFSQGYKGGGFGARSATTTTAGPTEDNTADLYELGFKGDFFDNLLRLNVTGFVTKFKQLEFGVFFPNPNVASGQETAQLNIGAATTKGLEFEATLKPTQDFRLSANVGYLDAKYTDFCADIDGPSAFATPPTSTCGDVTLLPNGTYLVDIDHTGKKLVRAPKWQTNLSADYSIPLGSAGTINLRAAMTYRSTYFSSVANDLAGKTGDFTLVDGSISWQSEDERFRVMLWGKNLTDKTYVAALTPTANFFTQRFYNAPRTFGLTLGASF; encoded by the coding sequence ATGATGAATATTCGCAACCATATTCTACTGTCGGGCGCCGCGTCGATCGCGATGCTGGGGCTCGCCGCGCCGGCGATGGCGCAGGATAGCGCCGCCCCCGCCGACACCGGCGAAACCGCCGACGATGCGGGCACCGACGAGATCATCGTCACCGCACGTTTCCGCAACGAAACGCTGCAGGACGTGCCGCAGGCGATCTCGGCCTTCGGCGAGGAGCAGCTGACCAACATCGCAGCGCGCGACATCACCGACCTCGCGCCCTCGACCCCCAACATCAGCATCCAGCCGGTCGCGACCTTCTCGAACTCGGCGGCGATCTTCATCCGCGGGCTCGGTGCGCAGGGCATCGAATCGACCGAGGAAAGCCCGGTCGGCGTGTCGATCGACGGCGTCTATGTGACGCGCCCGGTCGCGACGATGCTCGACACCTTCGACCTCGACCGCATCGAAGTGCTGCGCGGCCCGCAGGGCACGTCGTTCGGCAAGAACTCGCTGGCGGGCGGTATCGCCGCCTATACCAAGAACCCGGGCCGCGACTGGGGTGTGCAGGCCGAGGTCACCGTCGGCAATTTCGGGCGCATGGACGCGCGCGCCGCGGTCGATATGCCGCTGATCCAGGATACGCTGGCGGTGCGGCTGGTGCTGAACAAGGAAACTTATGACGGCTATTTCACCAACCGCGTGAACGGCAAGAAGATCGGCGGGCAGGACCGGCTGACGCTGCGCGGCACGGTGGTGTTCACCCCGACCGACAATCTGGACATCAACCTGAAGGCCTTCCTCGTCCGCGACCGGTCGAGCGCGCCCGGCGGCGACGCCGCGCCGAACCGCAATCAGCTCTTGTGGCAGGTCTTCCGCTTCGAAGAGCCGAACGACGGCGCCTATACGATCGGCCGCGATTTCCCTGCCGATCACGACACCGACCAGCTGGGGCTGATCAGCAACATCGGGCTCGACATGGGGTCGTGGGAGATGAAGTCGGTCACCGGCTATATCGAGACCGACGATTTCAACGACAGCGACTTCGACCAGTCGGAGATCTTCTTCTTCCCGACCTTCCGCCTGCAGTCGCACCGCCAGTTCAGCCAGGAACTGCGCCTGCAGTCCGATTTCTCCGACCGCACCGATGCGCTGTCGCGGCTGAACCTGGTCTTCGGCGGCTATTTCCTGAAGCAGAGCTTCGAGCTGGCGCAGGCCTTCCCGACGCTGCCCGTGCTGCTGGCGCCCGCGCTCAATTTCGGCAGCCAGGATTTCGTCACGCAGGACAACACGGCAAAAGCGCTCTTCGCGCAGGCAATCTATGGCATCACCGATCGCCTCAACATCACGCTGGGCGTGCGGCAGAGCTGGGAATCGAAGGATTATTTCCGCGATCCGACCGGCGTGCTGATAAGCCCCTCGCGCTTCTCGTCGCGGTCGGCGGTGCGCTCGCTCGCCGAGATGGAGGCGATCGCCAACGCCAATTTCGCTGCGGGCAAGGCGTTCAAGCTCGGCTACGACCGCGACCGCACGACCTTCAAGGCCGGGATCGACTATCGCCTGACCGACGATCTAATGGTCTATGCCGGGTTCAGCCAGGGCTATAAGGGCGGCGGCTTTGGCGCACGCTCCGCGACGACGACGACCGCGGGGCCGACCGAGGATAATACCGCCGACCTCTACGAGTTGGGCTTCAAGGGCGACTTCTTCGACAATCTGCTGCGGCTGAACGTCACGGGCTTCGTAACCAAGTTCAAGCAGCTCGAATTCGGCGTCTTCTTCCCCAACCCCAATGTCGCTTCGGGGCAGGAAACCGCGCAGCTCAACATCGGCGCGGCGACCACCAAGGGGCTGGAGTTCGAAGCGACGCTGAAGCCGACGCAGGATTTCCGCCTGTCGGCGAACGTCGGCTATCTCGACGCGAAATATACCGACTTCTGCGCCGACATCGACGGCCCGTCGGCCTTCGCGACCCCGCCGACCTCGACCTGTGGCGACGTGACCTTGCTGCCGAACGGCACCTATCTGGTCGATATCGACCATACGGGCAAGAAGCTGGTCCGCGCGCCCAAGTGGCAGACCAATCTCTCGGCCGACTACAGCATCCCGCTGGGCAGCGCCGGGACGATCAACCTGCGCGCGGCGATGACCTATCGCAGCACCTATTTCTCGAGCGTCGCCAACGATCTGGCGGGCAAGACCGGCGACTTCACGCTGGTCGACGGATCGATCAGCTGGCAGAGCGAGGACGAACGCTTCCGCGTGATGCTGTGGGGCAAGAATCTGACCGACAAGACCTATGTCGCCGCGCTGACCCCGACCGCGAACTTCTTCACCCAGCGCTTCTACAACGCGCCGCGGACTTTCGGCCTGACGCTCGGCGCGAGCTTCTGA
- a CDS encoding glycosyltransferase family 4 protein has product MRLVFDVTRLVRRGHLPAPTGIDRVEHEYLAFLLAQDDLDLTFEAYVAPAGWVSLSRPAVTGLMNAQQRRWSGRAGAASALGVLRHLRPVPSRRRAGARFLTVSHPGARAIAQWRRRADACDGKIVYFVHDLIPVEYPEYALAKHSSANRARIAAATTMADGLLVNSDCTAGAVARFCGDAPVPPIVKLPFGSTLRDGGAAAPAAAADHPYFLVVGTIEPRKNHLLLLKMWRDMARHAGAAAPHLVIAGRRGWENGHILAMIDRSPALRDVLVELETPSDAALHALMRGARALLAPSFAEGFDLPVAEALGLGCPVIASDIPAHREVGGDAPLFLHPLDAKGWSAAVRDFAAPDSPLREHHVRAARAWRPASWDDHFSRLTDFLDQL; this is encoded by the coding sequence GTGCGGCTTGTTTTCGACGTCACCCGGCTCGTCCGGCGCGGCCATCTGCCCGCGCCGACCGGCATCGACAGGGTCGAGCATGAATATCTGGCCTTCCTGCTCGCGCAGGACGACCTCGACCTGACGTTCGAGGCCTATGTGGCGCCCGCGGGCTGGGTGTCGCTGTCGCGCCCCGCGGTGACCGGCCTGATGAACGCGCAGCAGCGCCGCTGGAGCGGGCGCGCGGGCGCAGCGTCGGCGCTCGGCGTGCTGCGCCATCTTCGCCCCGTACCCTCACGGCGCAGGGCCGGCGCGCGCTTCCTGACCGTCTCGCACCCCGGTGCGCGCGCCATCGCGCAGTGGCGCCGCCGCGCCGACGCTTGCGACGGCAAGATCGTCTATTTCGTCCACGACCTGATCCCGGTCGAATATCCCGAATATGCGCTCGCCAAACATAGCTCCGCCAACCGCGCGCGCATCGCCGCAGCGACCACGATGGCCGACGGCCTGCTGGTCAATTCGGACTGCACCGCGGGCGCCGTCGCGCGCTTCTGCGGCGACGCGCCGGTGCCGCCGATCGTCAAGCTGCCCTTCGGCTCGACGCTGCGCGACGGCGGGGCCGCAGCGCCCGCCGCCGCCGCCGACCATCCCTATTTCCTCGTCGTCGGCACGATCGAGCCGCGCAAGAACCATCTGCTTTTGCTCAAGATGTGGCGCGACATGGCGCGGCACGCGGGTGCCGCGGCGCCGCATCTGGTCATTGCGGGGCGGCGTGGCTGGGAGAACGGCCATATCCTCGCGATGATCGACCGCTCGCCCGCGCTCCGCGACGTGCTCGTCGAGCTCGAGACCCCCAGCGACGCCGCGCTCCACGCGCTGATGCGCGGCGCCCGCGCGCTGCTCGCGCCCTCCTTCGCCGAGGGTTTCGACCTTCCCGTAGCCGAGGCGCTGGGGCTCGGCTGCCCGGTAATCGCCAGCGACATCCCCGCGCACCGCGAGGTCGGCGGCGACGCGCCGCTGTTTCTCCACCCGCTCGACGCCAAGGGATGGAGCGCTGCGGTTCGGGATTTTGCCGCGCCCGATTCCCCGCTAAGGGAGCATCATGTCCGGGCGGCGCGCGCCTGGCGCCCGGCCAGCTGGGACGATCATTTTTCGCGGCTCACCGACTTTCTGGACCAGCTTTGA
- a CDS encoding glutathione binding-like protein, whose product MIDLHYSATPNGQKIAIMLEEIGAAYRVIPYDIFEGDQLTPEFGRINPDHKLPAIVDHAPAWGGDPVAVFESGAILQYLAEKSGRFLAPSGAARASALSWLTWQVAGLGPMGGQASHFLRYAPAGQDYATARYANELNRLLAVLENRLEKAPYVAGDEYSIADMAIWPGRASAFVMGMGLDDWPAMHGWFERIRTRPAVARAMARDDLKPPAKYIGRHQKLDDREWSNMFGDANRAAVKRH is encoded by the coding sequence ATGATCGACCTCCATTATTCGGCGACGCCGAACGGGCAGAAGATCGCGATCATGCTCGAAGAGATCGGCGCCGCCTATCGCGTCATCCCCTATGATATTTTCGAGGGTGACCAGCTCACCCCCGAATTCGGCCGCATCAATCCCGACCACAAGCTGCCCGCGATCGTCGATCATGCGCCGGCCTGGGGCGGCGATCCGGTGGCCGTCTTCGAATCGGGAGCGATCCTGCAATATCTTGCCGAAAAGAGCGGGCGTTTCCTTGCGCCCTCGGGCGCGGCGCGCGCATCGGCGCTGTCGTGGCTGACCTGGCAGGTCGCCGGGCTTGGCCCGATGGGCGGGCAGGCGAGCCATTTCCTCCGCTACGCCCCCGCGGGACAGGATTATGCGACCGCGCGCTACGCCAACGAATTAAATCGCCTGCTCGCCGTCCTCGAGAATCGGCTCGAAAAAGCGCCCTATGTCGCGGGCGACGAGTATAGCATCGCCGACATGGCGATCTGGCCCGGCCGCGCCTCGGCCTTCGTCATGGGCATGGGGCTCGACGACTGGCCCGCGATGCACGGCTGGTTCGAACGCATCCGCACGCGCCCCGCGGTCGCCCGAGCAATGGCACGCGACGATCTGAAGCCGCCCGCCAAATATATCGGCCGCCACCAGAAGCTCGACGACAGGGAATGGTCGAACATGTTCGGCGACGCCAACCGCGCGGCAGTGAAGCGGCATTAG
- a CDS encoding CaiB/BaiF CoA transferase family protein: MTEANSAGALEGLKVVEMGQLIAGPFCGQLLGDMGAEIVKLEPPGGGDQMRHWGQGDKPSWWRVIARNKYSVAVNLRSEEGQALARELIAKADILIENFRPGTLEKWNLDPKELRKTNPGLIVVRVSGYGQTGPYSSRAGFGGIGEAMGGWRGIVGYPERPPARMGVSIGDTLAATYGCLGALAALHHRSKTGEGQIVDSALYEAVLQVMESTVSDYSASGVKRRRTGSTLPAIAPSNVYPCEDGEYLIGANQDGVFARLAAAMGRPELANDERYATHRARGARQEELDALIGEWTKTLTIAELEAKMLEAAVPAGRVYDAEDMLADPHFAAREALVTVADAELGEVTMQGVFPKLSETPGSVRRPAPLVVGQDGAEVLKRWLGREG, encoded by the coding sequence ATGACGGAAGCGAACAGCGCGGGCGCGCTGGAGGGGTTGAAGGTCGTCGAGATGGGGCAGCTGATCGCGGGCCCCTTTTGCGGCCAGCTGCTCGGCGACATGGGCGCCGAGATCGTCAAGCTCGAGCCGCCGGGCGGCGGCGACCAGATGCGCCACTGGGGCCAGGGCGACAAGCCCAGCTGGTGGCGCGTGATCGCGCGCAACAAATATTCGGTCGCGGTCAACCTGCGCAGCGAAGAGGGCCAGGCGCTGGCGCGCGAACTGATCGCCAAGGCCGACATACTCATCGAGAATTTCCGGCCGGGCACGCTCGAGAAATGGAACCTCGATCCCAAGGAATTGCGCAAGACCAACCCCGGGCTGATCGTCGTACGCGTGTCGGGCTATGGCCAGACCGGCCCCTATTCGTCGCGCGCGGGGTTCGGCGGGATCGGAGAGGCGATGGGCGGGTGGCGCGGCATCGTCGGTTATCCCGAGCGGCCGCCCGCGCGCATGGGAGTGTCGATCGGAGACACGCTCGCCGCGACATACGGCTGTCTGGGCGCGCTCGCTGCGCTGCACCATCGCAGCAAGACCGGCGAAGGCCAGATCGTCGATTCGGCGCTGTACGAGGCGGTGCTGCAGGTGATGGAATCGACGGTGTCGGACTATTCGGCGAGCGGGGTGAAGCGCCGGCGCACCGGATCGACGCTGCCCGCGATCGCACCGTCGAACGTCTATCCGTGCGAGGACGGCGAATATCTGATCGGCGCGAACCAGGACGGCGTCTTCGCGCGGCTGGCGGCGGCGATGGGGCGGCCCGAGCTGGCGAACGACGAACGCTATGCGACGCACCGCGCGCGCGGGGCGCGGCAGGAGGAACTCGACGCGCTGATCGGCGAATGGACGAAGACGCTGACGATCGCGGAGCTGGAAGCCAAAATGCTGGAGGCCGCGGTGCCCGCGGGGCGCGTCTACGACGCCGAGGACATGCTCGCCGACCCGCATTTCGCGGCGCGCGAGGCGCTGGTGACGGTGGCGGATGCCGAGCTGGGCGAAGTCACGATGCAGGGGGTATTTCCCAAGCTGTCGGAAACGCCGGGGAGCGTAAGGCGCCCTGCCCCGCTGGTCGTCGGGCAGGATGGCGCCGAGGTGCTGAAACGGTGGCTCGGTCGCGAGGGGTGA
- a CDS encoding capsule biosynthesis protein — MLQMSQYADASLTATGTWSQRHFLFLQGLPGPFFRMLAMALRAEGHRTSRINFNGGDVWDWRGPGATGFRGDLAAFPAWFDAWLATRDVTDVILFGDNRPLHRHAIVLCRARGIRVFVVEEGMLRPDFVSFEEGGTNYWSALPRDIEQLRQIAATHEDAPVEPVPGNVRRRVVEAVSYYVAQTLTIPFYPRYRSHRRNTPVSEMWAWIRRRLRRGRENAAGHAAVAALADRRFFLFPMQLDGDHQIDSHSDFPDMASAIDCVFHSFAVHAPQDSALLVKMHPFDPDLDGWGGWVVRRAARYGLAGRVQFVERYDLAPLLRRAAGVVTINSTVGPLALAEGCPVFCLGRAVYDIPGVTAGCGLDRFWTQPPPVDPGNFETMCRAMRATALVNGGFHHPRALEMLVAGAVRRLLGAAPRAGA; from the coding sequence ATGCTCCAGATGAGCCAATATGCCGATGCCTCCCTGACCGCGACCGGAACCTGGTCGCAGCGGCATTTCCTGTTCCTGCAGGGGCTGCCCGGACCCTTTTTCCGCATGCTGGCCATGGCGCTCCGCGCCGAGGGGCATCGCACCTCGCGGATCAATTTCAACGGAGGCGACGTGTGGGACTGGCGCGGTCCGGGCGCCACCGGCTTTCGGGGCGATCTCGCGGCCTTTCCGGCCTGGTTCGACGCCTGGCTAGCGACGCGCGACGTCACCGACGTCATCCTGTTCGGCGATAACCGCCCGCTCCACCGCCACGCGATCGTGCTCTGCCGCGCGCGCGGCATCCGCGTGTTCGTTGTCGAGGAAGGCATGCTCCGCCCCGACTTCGTCTCGTTCGAGGAAGGCGGGACCAACTATTGGTCGGCGCTGCCGCGCGATATCGAGCAGCTCCGCCAGATAGCCGCGACGCACGAGGATGCGCCGGTCGAACCCGTCCCCGGCAACGTTCGCCGCCGCGTCGTCGAGGCGGTGAGCTACTATGTCGCACAAACGCTGACGATCCCCTTCTACCCGCGCTATCGCTCGCATCGTCGCAACACGCCGGTCAGCGAGATGTGGGCGTGGATCCGGCGCCGGCTGCGGCGCGGCCGCGAAAATGCGGCGGGCCATGCCGCCGTGGCCGCGCTCGCCGACCGCCGCTTCTTTCTCTTCCCGATGCAGCTCGACGGCGATCATCAGATCGACTCGCATTCGGACTTCCCAGACATGGCGAGCGCGATCGACTGCGTCTTCCACAGCTTCGCCGTGCACGCGCCGCAAGACAGCGCGCTGCTCGTCAAGATGCACCCCTTCGACCCCGATCTCGACGGCTGGGGCGGGTGGGTCGTGCGGCGCGCGGCGCGCTACGGGCTCGCGGGCCGCGTTCAGTTCGTCGAGCGCTACGATCTCGCGCCATTGCTACGGCGCGCCGCGGGCGTGGTGACGATCAACAGCACCGTTGGACCGCTCGCACTCGCCGAGGGCTGCCCGGTCTTCTGCCTCGGCCGCGCGGTCTACGATATCCCCGGCGTCACCGCCGGTTGCGGCCTCGACCGTTTCTGGACCCAGCCGCCGCCCGTCGATCCCGGCAATTTCGAGACGATGTGCCGCGCGATGCGCGCGACCGCGCTCGTCAACGGCGGTTTCCACCACCCGCGCGCGCTCGAGATGCTCGTCGCGGGGGCGGTCCGCCGGCTGCTCGGCGCCGCCCCGCGCGCCGGCGCCTGA
- a CDS encoding DUF3237 domain-containing protein, translated as MGRENASGAAAPLASRHLCTVEFEVGGGIFGIGASPFGDQRVGYVTGGRFFGPRINGIVLPGGGNWSRAGRLVSGEAVGTFDARAVWQTDDGALIYLTYNGRSVVSDAVRASFADPAAPPVDPSLYYLRIAPVFETASEKYGWLNGLLAVGVGERTDFGVRHQIHEIL; from the coding sequence GTGGGACGGGAAAATGCATCGGGCGCCGCGGCGCCATTGGCGAGCCGTCATCTGTGCACGGTGGAGTTCGAGGTCGGGGGCGGCATCTTCGGCATCGGCGCTTCGCCCTTCGGCGACCAGCGCGTCGGCTATGTGACCGGCGGACGATTTTTCGGACCGCGAATCAACGGCATCGTTCTTCCCGGCGGCGGCAACTGGTCGCGCGCCGGGCGGCTCGTGTCGGGCGAGGCGGTCGGCACCTTCGACGCGCGCGCCGTGTGGCAGACCGACGACGGCGCGCTCATCTACCTGACCTACAATGGCCGCAGCGTCGTCTCCGACGCGGTGCGCGCATCCTTCGCCGACCCCGCCGCGCCGCCGGTGGATCCGTCACTTTACTATCTGCGAATCGCCCCGGTGTTCGAAACCGCGAGCGAGAAATATGGCTGGCTGAACGGCCTGCTCGCGGTCGGCGTCGGCGAGCGCACCGATTTCGGCGTCCGCCACCAGATCCACGAGATTCTCTGA
- the kdsA gene encoding 3-deoxy-8-phosphooctulonate synthase: MTGDPLTSLTDNFFLIAGPCVVEEAAIMDEIADTLAAIRDRFGIATIFKASALKANRSSGESYRGPGWTNGLAQLAAIRARTGLSVLTDIHETPDAAEAAAAVDILQIPALLSRQTALIEAAAVTGKPLLVKKGQFMAGADMAQVVAKIERARARAGLAPVPTIACERGNIFGYQNIVADMRNLAIMRAPGVAVAFDAAHTVQLPSSQGAMSGGQPQFSPLLARAAVAAGCDGLFIEVHPDPASASSDPATSMPLHHLPALVEQCVALHRLVREGQMLDLDARLI, translated from the coding sequence ATGACCGGCGACCCACTCACGTCCCTGACCGACAACTTCTTCCTGATTGCCGGCCCCTGCGTCGTCGAGGAAGCGGCGATCATGGACGAGATCGCCGACACGCTCGCCGCGATCCGCGACCGCTTCGGCATCGCGACGATCTTCAAGGCCTCGGCGCTCAAGGCCAATCGCAGCTCGGGCGAATCCTACCGCGGGCCGGGGTGGACGAACGGGCTCGCGCAGTTGGCGGCGATCCGCGCGCGCACCGGCTTGTCCGTGCTCACCGACATCCACGAAACGCCCGACGCCGCCGAGGCCGCGGCGGCGGTCGATATCCTCCAGATCCCCGCCTTGCTTTCGCGCCAGACCGCGCTGATCGAGGCCGCGGCGGTCACCGGCAAGCCGCTGCTCGTCAAGAAGGGGCAGTTCATGGCGGGCGCCGACATGGCGCAGGTCGTCGCCAAGATCGAGCGCGCGCGGGCCCGCGCCGGGCTGGCTCCGGTGCCGACGATCGCCTGCGAGCGCGGCAATATCTTCGGCTACCAGAATATCGTCGCCGACATGCGCAACCTCGCGATCATGCGCGCGCCCGGCGTCGCGGTGGCGTTCGATGCGGCGCACACGGTCCAGCTGCCCTCGTCGCAGGGCGCCATGTCGGGCGGTCAGCCGCAATTTTCGCCGCTGCTCGCGCGCGCCGCGGTCGCGGCAGGCTGCGACGGGCTGTTCATCGAGGTGCACCCCGATCCCGCATCGGCGTCGTCGGATCCCGCGACCTCGATGCCGCTTCACCATCTGCCGGCGCTCGTCGAACAATGCGTCGCGCTGCACCGTCTGGTACGCGAGGGCCAAATGCTTGACCTCGATGCCCGCCTAATCTAG
- a CDS encoding hydroxymethylglutaryl-CoA lyase, with the protein MKQSSIEIVEVGPRDGLQNEALAVSTVDKLALVERAIDYGARRIEVTSFVNPKKVPQLADAEQLVVQLPVRGDVTYIGLVLNRRGAERALATGRIDELGAVCVTSDTFGIRNQGQSSDESLAAAIEIVGLAKEAGRSGQITIATAFGCPFEGKVAIDRVVEMAKRAAAAQPREIALADTIGVGVPSQVSEMVGRVREAVAGLPVRVHFHNTRGSGLANVWAAVAEGAATVDASLGGLGGCPFAPGAAGNVPTEDVVYMLERGGVSTGLDLPAIVEAASWFTGVMGRPLPAMVSRAPAFP; encoded by the coding sequence GTGAAGCAGAGCAGCATCGAAATCGTCGAAGTCGGCCCGCGCGACGGCTTGCAGAATGAAGCGCTTGCGGTCTCGACCGTCGACAAGCTCGCGCTGGTCGAGCGCGCGATCGACTATGGGGCGCGCCGCATCGAGGTGACCAGCTTCGTCAATCCCAAGAAGGTCCCGCAACTCGCCGACGCCGAGCAATTGGTGGTCCAGCTACCGGTTCGCGGCGATGTGACCTATATCGGCCTCGTCCTCAACCGCCGCGGCGCCGAACGCGCGCTCGCGACCGGCCGCATCGACGAACTCGGCGCGGTGTGCGTCACCAGCGACACCTTTGGCATCCGCAACCAGGGTCAGAGCTCGGACGAATCGCTCGCCGCCGCGATCGAGATCGTCGGCCTCGCGAAGGAAGCGGGCCGCAGCGGCCAGATCACCATCGCCACCGCCTTCGGCTGCCCCTTCGAGGGCAAGGTCGCGATCGACCGAGTCGTCGAGATGGCGAAGCGCGCCGCGGCCGCACAGCCGCGCGAGATCGCGCTCGCCGACACCATCGGCGTCGGCGTGCCCTCGCAGGTATCCGAAATGGTCGGCCGCGTGCGCGAAGCCGTCGCCGGCCTCCCGGTCCGCGTCCATTTCCACAACACGCGGGGCAGCGGCCTCGCCAATGTCTGGGCCGCGGTCGCCGAGGGCGCGGCCACGGTCGACGCCTCGCTCGGCGGCCTCGGCGGCTGCCCTTTTGCCCCCGGCGCCGCGGGCAATGTCCCGACCGAGGATGTGGTCTATATGCTCGAACGCGGCGGGGTCTCGACCGGGCTCGACCTGCCCGCGATCGTCGAGGCCGCGAGCTGGTTCACCGGCGTGATGGGGCGGCCCTTGCCCGCGATGGTAAGCCGCGCGCCGGCTTTCCCGTAG
- a CDS encoding ABC transporter permease, translating into MTRTADTDALLQRLDTRRRVIGALVIRELHTRFGRENLGFLWIFMEPVLLAVAVAALHGNYTLPISGNVQPVPFALGGYILFIMFRSVLSRAETLLEANRPLLYHRPVTLFDMLLARSLLEMVSTGAVLFFLLFAAQYLGLAEPIHDPLLVIFALILMSWFCFGLAMIIMAASHESSFVGRLIHPLLYLTLPISGAFYLLAWLPENVQRVAVWVPTVHIFELLREGQFRDFASDRLDIAYPIVCSALLMLVGYAAIRFVRPRIELQ; encoded by the coding sequence TTGACCCGAACTGCCGACACCGACGCCTTGCTCCAGCGCCTCGACACGCGGCGGCGGGTGATCGGCGCGCTCGTGATCCGCGAGCTCCACACGCGCTTCGGGCGCGAGAACCTCGGCTTTCTCTGGATCTTCATGGAGCCGGTGCTGCTCGCGGTCGCCGTCGCCGCGCTCCACGGCAACTATACGCTGCCGATCAGCGGCAATGTCCAGCCGGTGCCCTTCGCGCTCGGCGGCTATATCTTGTTCATCATGTTCCGCTCGGTGCTGTCGCGCGCCGAGACCTTGCTCGAGGCGAACCGGCCCTTGCTCTACCATCGCCCGGTCACCTTGTTTGACATGCTGCTCGCGCGCTCGCTGCTCGAAATGGTGAGCACCGGGGCGGTGCTCTTCTTCCTGCTTTTTGCCGCGCAATATCTGGGGCTCGCCGAACCGATCCACGATCCCTTGCTCGTCATCTTCGCGCTCATCCTGATGAGCTGGTTCTGCTTCGGGCTCGCGATGATCATCATGGCGGCCTCGCACGAAAGCTCGTTCGTCGGGCGGCTGATCCATCCCTTGCTCTATCTGACGCTCCCCATTTCGGGCGCCTTCTACTTGCTCGCCTGGCTGCCCGAAAATGTGCAGCGCGTCGCCGTCTGGGTGCCCACCGTCCATATCTTCGAGTTGCTGCGGGAGGGCCAGTTCCGCGACTTCGCCTCCGACCGTCTCGACATCGCCTATCCCATCGTCTGCTCGGCGCTATTGATGTTGGTGGGTTATGCCGCCATCAGATTCGTCCGGCCCAGGATCGAATTGCAATGA